A part of Tardiphaga sp. vice304 genomic DNA contains:
- a CDS encoding sensor histidine kinase, protein MSGVIAAMRRTLLSCTSLVRDGLVGLSASALLVTTAAAAEQQGALAALLDLDRQEIAALTLAPAILAFSVLATILLMRTRIRAARTEATLRTELHTLQVEADRFRALLFAEPQVLISWAAGDSRPEISGDSSLVMSQDPQNHQPQRILAFGTWLPPEPALQLDNAVNALLDAGEGFLLNLTTSTGRAIEAVGRAIGGQAIVRIRELSGLRRELAEMTLRHKELAEETDTLRGFANAAPWPIWTRRAGTLTFANAAYARATEASSPRDAIERNLELLDSDDRNNLARALNDNQPFSARVPIVIFGERRIYDVHALNISGASAGMAIDASEAAALSAALVRMAEAHRRTLDQLSSGVAVFDAQRRLSFYNDSYRRLWDLDRVFLDNNPDDSSVLDRLRAARKLPEQPNFREWKARLHEAYRAVEPAKDIWYLPDGRALSIVTTPNPEGGVTYLFDDVTESLELARRFDGLIRVQRETLDNLAEAVAVFGSNGRAQLFNPAFARMWKLSDEAMQQHPHIELVESWCRPLFDDGPTWQALRGAITGIENRVAVPLKLERKDGSVLDCMTMPLPDGATMLTFQDISDAENVERALRERNEALEAADQMKVDFVHHVSYELRSPLTTIIGFAHLLSDPITGPLMPKQAEYLEYITTSTGALLAIINNILDLATIDAGAMTLNLGPIDIRKTIEDAAEGIQDRLARDRIALQVNADSTIGNFTGDERRVVQVLYNLLANAVGFSPQDSVITLTAERTEHNVRFMVTDRGPGIPPEVKDKVFDWFESHANGSRHRGAGLGLSLVRSFVELHGGKVRVDSVVGKGTTVTCDFPLDQTAHRNAAE, encoded by the coding sequence ATGTCAGGCGTGATCGCGGCGATGCGTCGGACTTTGCTGTCATGTACCTCGCTGGTACGCGACGGGCTCGTGGGCCTGTCCGCGTCCGCCTTGCTGGTCACGACGGCCGCCGCCGCGGAACAGCAAGGCGCGCTGGCGGCGCTGCTCGACCTCGACCGCCAGGAAATCGCCGCGCTGACGCTGGCGCCGGCCATTCTCGCCTTTTCCGTTCTTGCCACCATCCTCTTGATGCGGACGCGGATTCGCGCGGCGCGCACCGAAGCGACATTACGCACCGAATTGCATACGCTGCAGGTGGAGGCCGACCGTTTTCGCGCGCTATTATTTGCCGAGCCGCAGGTGTTGATATCCTGGGCCGCCGGCGACAGCCGGCCGGAAATATCCGGCGATTCCTCGCTGGTGATGTCGCAGGATCCGCAGAACCATCAGCCGCAGCGCATCCTGGCTTTCGGAACCTGGCTGCCGCCGGAACCGGCGCTGCAGCTCGACAACGCCGTCAATGCGCTGCTCGATGCCGGCGAGGGCTTCCTGCTCAACCTCACCACCTCCACCGGCCGGGCCATCGAGGCGGTCGGCCGCGCAATCGGCGGCCAGGCCATCGTGCGAATCCGCGAATTGAGCGGGCTGCGCCGCGAACTCGCCGAGATGACGTTGCGCCACAAGGAACTGGCCGAGGAGACCGACACGCTGCGCGGCTTCGCCAACGCCGCCCCCTGGCCGATCTGGACGAGGCGCGCAGGCACGCTGACCTTCGCCAACGCCGCCTATGCCCGCGCCACCGAGGCCAGCAGCCCGCGCGATGCCATCGAACGCAATCTCGAACTGCTCGACAGCGACGACCGCAACAACCTCGCGCGCGCGCTGAACGACAACCAGCCGTTTTCGGCGCGCGTGCCGATCGTGATTTTCGGCGAGCGCCGGATCTATGACGTCCATGCACTGAACATCTCCGGCGCCAGCGCCGGCATGGCGATCGACGCTTCCGAGGCCGCCGCGCTGTCGGCTGCACTGGTGCGGATGGCGGAAGCGCATCGCCGCACGCTCGACCAGCTATCGTCCGGCGTAGCCGTGTTCGACGCGCAGCGGCGGCTGTCGTTCTACAACGACTCCTATCGTCGGCTGTGGGACCTCGACCGTGTCTTCCTCGACAACAACCCGGACGATTCCAGCGTGCTGGATCGCCTGCGCGCCGCGCGAAAACTTCCCGAACAGCCGAATTTTCGCGAGTGGAAGGCGCGGCTGCACGAAGCCTATCGCGCCGTCGAACCGGCCAAGGACATCTGGTACCTGCCGGACGGCCGCGCCCTCAGCATCGTCACCACGCCGAATCCCGAAGGCGGCGTCACCTATCTGTTCGACGACGTCACCGAGAGCCTGGAACTGGCGCGCCGCTTCGACGGCCTGATCCGCGTGCAGCGCGAGACGCTCGACAACCTCGCCGAAGCCGTCGCGGTGTTCGGCAGCAACGGCCGCGCGCAATTGTTCAATCCGGCCTTTGCACGGATGTGGAAATTGTCCGACGAGGCGATGCAGCAGCATCCGCATATCGAACTGGTTGAATCCTGGTGCCGGCCGCTGTTCGACGACGGTCCGACTTGGCAGGCGCTGCGCGGCGCCATCACCGGGATCGAGAACCGCGTCGCGGTGCCGCTCAAGCTGGAGCGCAAGGACGGCAGCGTGCTCGACTGCATGACCATGCCACTGCCCGACGGCGCCACCATGCTGACGTTCCAGGACATCTCGGACGCCGAGAATGTCGAGCGCGCGCTGCGCGAACGCAACGAGGCGCTGGAAGCCGCAGACCAGATGAAGGTGGATTTCGTCCACCACGTCTCCTACGAACTGCGCTCGCCGCTCACTACGATCATCGGCTTCGCTCATCTCTTGAGCGATCCGATCACCGGCCCCTTGATGCCGAAGCAGGCGGAATACCTCGAATACATCACCACCTCGACCGGCGCGCTGCTGGCGATCATCAATAACATTCTCGATCTCGCCACCATCGACGCCGGCGCGATGACGCTGAATCTGGGCCCGATCGACATCCGCAAGACCATCGAGGACGCCGCCGAAGGCATTCAGGACCGGCTGGCGCGCGACCGCATCGCGCTGCAGGTCAATGCCGATTCGACCATCGGCAACTTCACCGGCGACGAACGCCGCGTCGTACAGGTGCTATACAATCTGCTGGCCAATGCGGTCGGCTTCTCGCCGCAGGATTCGGTGATCACGCTGACGGCGGAGCGCACCGAACATAATGTTCGCTTCATGGTGACCGACCGCGGCCCCGGCATCCCGCCCGAGGTCAAGGACAAGGTGTTCGACTGGTTCGAGAGCCACGCCAACGGCTCGCGGCATCGCGGCGCCGGTCTCGGCCTGTCGCTGGTGCGCTCCTTCGTCGAACTGCACGGCGGCAAGGTTCGCGTCGACTCGGTCGTCGGCAAAGGGACCACGGTGACCTGCGACTTCCCGCTCGACCAGACCGCGCATCGCAACGCTGCCGAATGA
- the tsaE gene encoding tRNA (adenosine(37)-N6)-threonylcarbamoyltransferase complex ATPase subunit type 1 TsaE: protein MNAPVSFLVALADETATAHLMADLALLIGAGDVITLSGDLGAGKTAAARAMIRYLAGDDELEVPSPTFTLAQSYELPSFPLVHADLYRINDPSELEEIGLSPLPDGVVVLIEWPERASALMPEDRIDIALSHRPALGSSARAAEITGYGTGAAVVARLQGLREFLDGARHLDDRRVRMAGDASTRSYARLIRDDGVFILMNAPKRPDGAAIYAGKSYSAAVHLAEDVRPFVAIANGLRAHGISAPAIHHADLDTGFLITEDFGTAAFIEGTPPAPIPERYQAATDMLAALHMQPLPETLPLLPHQDYAIPVFDTEALLIEVGLMPEWYLPDRDAVPTPALRDEFFAMWRELLAKPAAAPRTWVLRDFHSPNLIWLEDRDGTRRVGVIDFQDTVLGPAAYDLVSLLQDARIDVPEPLELAMLTRYIKARLAAEPGFDPAGFAELYAIMSAQRNTRLLGTFARLNRRDGKPHYLKHQPRLWTYLNRSLAHPTLAPFRGWYAAHVPPPQG from the coding sequence ATGAACGCCCCCGTCTCCTTTTTGGTCGCGCTGGCCGACGAGACCGCCACCGCGCATCTGATGGCCGATCTCGCGCTGCTGATCGGCGCCGGCGACGTCATCACGCTGTCGGGCGATCTCGGCGCCGGCAAGACCGCGGCAGCGCGCGCGATGATCCGCTACCTCGCCGGCGACGACGAGCTGGAAGTGCCGAGCCCGACCTTCACGCTGGCGCAGAGCTACGAGCTGCCGTCGTTCCCGCTGGTGCATGCCGACCTCTATCGCATCAACGATCCCAGTGAGCTCGAGGAGATCGGCCTGTCGCCGCTGCCCGATGGTGTCGTCGTGCTGATCGAATGGCCGGAGCGCGCGAGCGCCCTGATGCCGGAAGACCGCATCGACATCGCGCTCAGCCACCGTCCGGCGCTGGGATCCTCCGCCCGCGCCGCCGAGATCACCGGCTATGGCACCGGTGCTGCCGTGGTGGCGCGGTTGCAGGGCTTACGCGAATTTCTCGATGGCGCCCGCCATCTCGACGATCGCCGCGTGCGGATGGCCGGCGACGCCTCGACGCGCTCTTATGCGCGGCTGATCCGCGACGACGGCGTCTTCATCCTGATGAACGCGCCGAAGCGGCCGGATGGCGCCGCGATCTATGCCGGAAAATCCTACAGCGCGGCGGTGCATCTGGCGGAGGACGTCCGCCCCTTCGTCGCGATCGCCAACGGCCTGCGCGCGCACGGCATTTCCGCGCCTGCGATCCACCATGCAGATCTCGATACGGGCTTCCTGATTACCGAGGATTTCGGCACCGCGGCCTTCATCGAGGGCACGCCGCCGGCGCCCATCCCGGAGCGCTACCAGGCCGCTACCGACATGCTGGCGGCACTGCACATGCAGCCACTGCCGGAGACGCTGCCGCTGCTGCCGCATCAGGACTACGCGATCCCGGTATTCGATACCGAGGCGCTGCTGATCGAGGTCGGGCTGATGCCGGAATGGTATCTGCCGGATCGCGACGCGGTGCCGACGCCGGCATTGCGCGACGAATTCTTCGCGATGTGGCGCGAACTGCTGGCGAAGCCCGCCGCGGCGCCGCGGACCTGGGTGCTGCGCGACTTCCATTCGCCGAACCTGATCTGGCTGGAGGACCGCGACGGCACTCGCCGGGTCGGGGTGATCGACTTCCAGGACACCGTGCTCGGTCCCGCCGCCTATGATCTCGTGTCGCTGCTGCAGGATGCCCGCATCGACGTGCCGGAGCCGCTCGAGCTCGCTATGCTGACGCGCTACATCAAGGCGCGGCTGGCAGCCGAGCCCGGCTTCGACCCCGCCGGCTTTGCCGAGCTCTATGCCATCATGTCGGCGCAGCGCAACACGCGGCTGCTCGGCACCTTCGCGCGGCTCAACCGCCGCGACGGAAAGCCGCATTATCTGAAGCACCAGCCGCGGCTGTGGACCTACCTCAACCGCTCGCTGGCGCATCCGACGCTGGCGCCGTTTCGCGGCTGGTACGCGGCCCATGTGCCGCCGCCGCAGGGCTGA
- a CDS encoding PilZ domain-containing protein, translating to MAVERRKGERVVFERGFPAHIMGIDGTWRRACIMEDISETGAKLTVASSVEGLHLKEFFLLLSSTGLAYRRCELAWVNGDQIGVNFLKPSEKKKMAARRPENQDAV from the coding sequence ATGGCGGTGGAACGGCGCAAAGGCGAACGGGTGGTGTTCGAGCGCGGCTTTCCCGCGCATATAATGGGCATCGACGGCACCTGGCGCCGCGCCTGCATCATGGAAGACATCTCCGAAACCGGCGCCAAACTGACGGTGGCAAGCTCGGTCGAAGGCCTGCATCTGAAAGAATTTTTCCTGCTGCTGTCCTCGACTGGCTTGGCCTATCGGCGTTGCGAACTGGCCTGGGTCAATGGCGACCAGATCGGCGTCAATTTCCTGAAACCTTCCGAGAAAAAGAAGATGGCCGCGCGACGGCCGGAGAACCAGGACGCCGTCTGA
- a CDS encoding nucleotidyltransferase family protein, translated as MPVTPTQAMVLAAGLGLRMRPLTDHMPKPLVKVAGSALLDHVLDKLADAGVTNAVVNVHYLGEQIIDHVAARSQPKVTISDERDQVLGTGGAVVKALPLLGQAPFYHLNADTMWIDGVRPNLSRLAEAFDPETMDALLLMAPTADSIGYGGTGDYAMLPNGALRRRKEAQVVPFVYAGVAILSPALFVDAPAGEFSLTKLFDRANEQERLFGLRMDGLWMHVGTPDAVQAAEEAFLASVA; from the coding sequence ATGCCCGTGACCCCCACCCAAGCGATGGTCCTTGCCGCCGGCCTCGGCCTGCGGATGCGACCGCTCACCGATCACATGCCCAAGCCGCTGGTGAAGGTCGCGGGATCAGCCCTGCTCGACCATGTGCTCGACAAGCTGGCCGACGCCGGCGTGACGAATGCGGTCGTCAACGTGCACTATCTCGGCGAGCAGATCATCGACCATGTCGCGGCACGCTCACAGCCGAAGGTGACGATTTCCGACGAGCGCGACCAGGTGCTCGGCACCGGCGGGGCTGTCGTCAAGGCGCTGCCTCTGCTGGGCCAGGCGCCGTTCTATCACCTCAACGCCGATACGATGTGGATCGACGGCGTGCGGCCGAACCTTTCGCGCCTCGCCGAGGCGTTCGATCCCGAAACCATGGACGCATTGCTGCTGATGGCGCCGACCGCCGACAGCATCGGCTATGGCGGCACCGGCGACTACGCGATGCTGCCGAACGGCGCGCTGCGCCGCCGCAAGGAAGCCCAGGTGGTGCCGTTCGTCTATGCCGGCGTCGCGATCCTGTCGCCGGCACTGTTCGTGGACGCGCCCGCCGGGGAATTCTCGCTGACCAAACTGTTCGACCGCGCCAACGAGCAGGAACGCCTGTTCGGCCTGCGCATGGACGGTTTGTGGATGCACGTCGGCACGCCGGATGCGGTACAGGCCGCTGAAGAAGCGTTTTTGGCCAGCGTGGCGTGA
- the addB gene encoding double-strand break repair protein AddB — translation MRVFTIPASSPFLRTLITALVDGRLVDGFAPRAQPELLAGATLYLPTRRAGRMAREIFLDVLDTDAVVLPRIVTFNDIDEDEIEFAQEAPQTRFAELDALPALDGLPRRLLLAQLIAAWAKRITPDNPAQAPLVVGGPASTLKLADDLARLMDDMVTRKVDWAALDGLVPDALDRYWQLTLQFLNIAREVWPDILKADGKIEPAARRDILIEAEAARLTAHHQGPVIAAGSTGSMPATAKFLRAIADLPNGAVVLPGLDTDLDDAAWQLIGGSDDAPPSSNHPQFAMHGLLVRFGIKRSDVEILGAASGRELLASELMRPSNATAQWHKRLAEPAVAQAIDSGMTRLAVIAAANPEMEALAIAVAMREARELDLSAALVTPDRALARRVMAALGRWNLEFDDSGGDALMDTPHGIFARLAAEAAAEGLQPATLLALLKHPLLRLGRAADGWRHEIQTLEMALLRGTRPEAQSAGLAQDFARYRHELAELKGGRPSALHPSEPRARLNDQRLDDAQQLIAQLRAALAPLENLDRFKPHDFAELAARHQAVIATLSRIDAELAVAFDGHQGIALTRAFDELLGDRADDKITQSGLMVPLNDYAEVFHTAFGDKTVRRPEVAHARLRIYGPLEARLTQNDRIIIGGLVEGIWPPAPRIDPWLSRPMRHELKLDLPERRIGLSAHDFAQLLGANDVILSHAAKVGGAPAVASRFLHRLEAVAGQHRWDAAVKAGEKYIDHANELDRPATVTPIAQPSPRPPRAARPLKLSVTAIEDWLRDPYTIYAKYILRLAPLDPVDMPLSAADRGSAIHNALGDFTERFSAALPEHPARELREIGRKHFLPLMTRPEAQALWWPRFLRIADWFANWEIERRGDVSGIIAEQQGKIQIPLDSGRIFELSARADRIERRADRTFAILDYKTGQPPTGKQVRMGLSPQLTLEAAILREGGFDTIPAGSSVSELTYVRLSGNNPPGEEKILELKIERKDEAQFPDDAAIEARQKLETLILKFEDETTPYNSLSLSMWSNRYGSYDDLARIKEWSAAGDAGAES, via the coding sequence ATGCGCGTATTCACCATTCCCGCCTCAAGCCCGTTCCTGCGCACGCTGATCACCGCGCTGGTCGATGGCCGGCTGGTCGATGGCTTTGCCCCGCGCGCGCAGCCGGAACTGCTGGCTGGTGCCACGCTGTATCTACCCACGCGCCGCGCCGGGCGCATGGCGCGCGAGATCTTTCTCGACGTGCTCGACACCGACGCCGTGGTGCTGCCGCGCATCGTCACCTTCAACGACATCGACGAAGACGAGATCGAATTCGCGCAGGAAGCGCCGCAGACCCGGTTCGCCGAACTCGACGCGCTGCCCGCGCTCGACGGCCTGCCGCGCCGCCTGCTGCTGGCGCAGCTAATCGCGGCCTGGGCGAAGCGCATCACGCCCGACAATCCCGCACAGGCGCCGCTGGTGGTCGGCGGCCCGGCCTCGACGCTGAAGCTCGCCGATGATCTCGCGCGGCTGATGGACGACATGGTGACGCGCAAGGTCGACTGGGCGGCGCTCGACGGCCTCGTGCCCGACGCGCTCGACCGCTACTGGCAGCTGACGCTGCAGTTCCTCAACATCGCCCGCGAAGTCTGGCCGGACATCCTGAAGGCCGACGGCAAGATCGAGCCCGCAGCGCGGCGCGACATCCTGATCGAAGCGGAAGCCGCGCGGTTGACGGCGCATCATCAGGGGCCGGTGATCGCCGCCGGCTCGACCGGCTCGATGCCGGCGACCGCCAAGTTTCTGCGCGCCATCGCCGACCTGCCGAACGGCGCCGTGGTGCTACCGGGGCTGGACACCGATCTAGATGATGCCGCGTGGCAGTTGATCGGCGGCTCCGACGACGCGCCGCCCTCGTCGAATCATCCGCAATTCGCGATGCACGGCCTGCTCGTCCGCTTCGGTATCAAGCGGAGCGACGTCGAAATTCTCGGCGCTGCATCCGGCCGAGAGTTGCTGGCCTCCGAACTGATGCGGCCATCCAATGCGACCGCACAATGGCACAAGCGGCTCGCCGAACCGGCCGTCGCGCAGGCGATCGACAGCGGCATGACGAGGCTCGCGGTGATCGCCGCCGCCAACCCCGAAATGGAAGCACTGGCGATCGCGGTGGCGATGCGCGAGGCGCGCGAACTCGACCTTTCCGCCGCGCTGGTGACGCCCGATCGCGCGCTGGCGCGCCGCGTGATGGCCGCACTCGGGCGCTGGAATCTGGAGTTCGACGATTCCGGCGGCGACGCCCTGATGGATACGCCGCATGGCATTTTCGCGCGCCTCGCCGCGGAAGCCGCCGCCGAAGGGCTGCAGCCCGCGACCCTGCTGGCGCTGCTGAAGCATCCGCTGCTGCGGCTCGGCCGGGCCGCCGATGGCTGGCGCCACGAGATCCAGACGCTGGAAATGGCGCTGCTGCGCGGCACCCGCCCGGAAGCGCAGAGCGCAGGCCTGGCGCAGGATTTTGCGCGCTATCGTCATGAACTCGCCGAGTTGAAAGGCGGTCGTCCCTCCGCGCTGCACCCGTCCGAGCCGCGCGCCAGACTCAATGACCAGCGACTCGACGACGCGCAGCAGTTGATCGCGCAGTTGCGGGCCGCGCTGGCGCCGCTGGAAAACCTCGACCGCTTCAAGCCGCACGACTTTGCCGAGCTTGCCGCTCGGCATCAGGCCGTGATCGCGACGCTGTCGCGCATCGACGCCGAACTCGCCGTCGCGTTCGACGGCCATCAGGGCATCGCCCTGACCCGCGCCTTCGACGAACTGCTCGGCGATCGCGCCGACGACAAGATCACGCAGAGCGGCCTGATGGTGCCGCTCAACGACTACGCCGAAGTGTTCCACACCGCGTTCGGCGACAAGACCGTGCGGCGGCCGGAAGTCGCCCACGCAAGACTGCGGATCTACGGCCCGCTCGAAGCGCGGCTGACGCAGAACGACCGCATCATTATCGGCGGGCTCGTCGAAGGCATCTGGCCGCCGGCGCCGCGGATCGACCCGTGGCTGAGCCGGCCGATGCGTCACGAACTCAAGCTCGATCTGCCGGAGCGCCGCATCGGCCTGTCCGCGCATGACTTCGCGCAATTGCTCGGCGCAAACGACGTGATCCTCAGCCATGCCGCCAAGGTCGGCGGCGCGCCGGCGGTGGCGTCGCGCTTCCTGCACCGGCTGGAAGCCGTCGCCGGCCAGCACCGCTGGGACGCCGCGGTGAAAGCCGGTGAGAAATATATCGACCACGCCAATGAGCTCGACCGCCCGGCGACCGTCACGCCGATTGCGCAGCCTTCGCCAAGGCCGCCGCGCGCGGCACGGCCGCTGAAGCTGTCGGTCACAGCGATCGAGGACTGGCTGCGCGATCCCTATACGATCTACGCGAAATACATCTTGCGGCTGGCGCCGCTCGACCCCGTCGACATGCCCCTGTCGGCCGCCGACAGGGGATCGGCGATCCACAATGCGCTCGGCGATTTCACGGAAAGATTCAGTGCCGCTTTGCCCGAGCATCCCGCGCGCGAATTGCGCGAGATCGGCCGCAAGCACTTTTTGCCGCTGATGACGCGGCCGGAGGCGCAGGCGCTCTGGTGGCCGCGTTTCCTGCGCATTGCCGACTGGTTCGCCAACTGGGAAATCGAGCGGCGCGGCGACGTCTCCGGCATCATCGCCGAGCAGCAAGGCAAGATCCAGATCCCGCTCGACAGCGGCCGGATCTTCGAACTCTCGGCGCGCGCCGACCGCATCGAGCGTCGCGCCGACCGCACCTTTGCGATCCTCGACTACAAGACCGGCCAGCCGCCGACCGGCAAGCAGGTCCGCATGGGCCTGTCGCCGCAGCTGACGCTGGAAGCCGCGATCCTGCGCGAGGGCGGCTTCGATACCATTCCGGCCGGATCCTCGGTGAGCGAACTCACTTACGTGCGGCTCAGCGGCAACAATCCGCCCGGCGAAGAGAAGATTCTTGAGTTGAAGATCGAGCGCAAGGACGAGGCGCAATTTCCCGACGACGCCGCAATCGAGGCGCGGCAGAAGCTGGAAACGCTGATCCTGAAATTCGAGGACGAGACCACGCCATACAATTCGCTAAGTCTCTCGATGTGGTCGAACCGCTACGGCAGCTATGACGATCTGGCGCGGATCAAGGAATGGTCGGCCGCCGGCGATGCGGGAGCGGAATCATGA